A single region of the Rathayibacter rathayi genome encodes:
- the cysK gene encoding cysteine synthase A translates to MARIYDDVTQLVGRTPLVRINRLEGADRAKVLAKLEFYNPANSVKDRIGVAIIDAAEASGELPPGGTIVEGTSGNTGIALAMVGAARGYSVILTMPETMSVERRVLLRAYGAEIVLTPGSEGMRGAVERARSIVNSTPGAILARQFENAANPEVHRRTTAEEVWEDTDGEVDVFVAGIGTGGTITGVGQVLKERKPGVQIVGVEPIDSPLLTQGTAGPHKIQGIGANFVPAILDREVYDEIIDVTLDDSVRVAREMAAQEGILGGISSGSIMWAALEVAKRPENAGKTIVAIVCDFGERYISTVLYEDLRS, encoded by the coding sequence ATGGCACGCATCTACGACGACGTGACCCAGCTCGTCGGCAGGACCCCTCTCGTCCGCATCAACCGCCTCGAGGGCGCTGATCGGGCGAAGGTCCTGGCGAAGCTTGAGTTCTACAACCCGGCGAACAGCGTGAAGGACCGGATCGGCGTCGCGATCATCGACGCTGCGGAGGCCTCGGGCGAGCTGCCCCCGGGCGGGACGATCGTCGAGGGCACGAGCGGCAACACCGGCATCGCCCTCGCGATGGTCGGAGCCGCCCGCGGCTACTCGGTGATCCTCACGATGCCCGAGACGATGTCCGTCGAGCGCCGGGTCCTCCTCCGGGCCTACGGAGCCGAGATCGTGCTGACTCCCGGCAGCGAGGGCATGCGCGGTGCGGTCGAGCGCGCCCGTTCGATCGTGAACAGCACTCCCGGCGCGATCCTCGCCCGCCAGTTCGAGAACGCTGCTAATCCGGAGGTGCACCGCCGCACCACGGCCGAGGAGGTCTGGGAGGACACCGACGGCGAGGTCGATGTCTTCGTGGCCGGCATCGGCACCGGTGGCACCATCACCGGAGTAGGTCAGGTGCTCAAGGAGCGCAAGCCCGGCGTGCAGATCGTCGGAGTAGAGCCGATTGATTCCCCGCTCCTCACCCAGGGCACTGCCGGTCCGCACAAGATCCAGGGCATCGGCGCCAACTTCGTTCCCGCGATCCTCGACCGCGAGGTCTACGACGAGATCATCGACGTCACGCTCGACGACTCCGTGCGGGTGGCCCGCGAGATGGCCGCGCAGGAGGGCATCCTCGGCGGCATCTCCTCCGGTTCGATCATGTGGGCCGCGCTCGAGGTCGCGAAGCGCCCCGAGAACGCCGGTAAGACCATCGTTGCCATCGTGTGCGACTTCGGCGAGCGGTACATCTCTACCGTCCTCTACGAGGACCTCCGCAGCTGA
- a CDS encoding glycosyltransferase gives MPRLAVVSAHTSPLEQPSTGDAGGMNVYLAAVLPELATLGWEVEVLTRGEGIRMLAPGVRVVGVPVPAGDKYALAAAAPAFARAAAGADVVHSHYWVSGLAGVLTGRPHVHSMHSGSLAKNARLAPGDVPEPRQRIDAERSVLAAADAIVVAGASEREDVVGGYGADPARVVMVPPGVDARFRPGAGERSGVVLVGRVQPLKGQLLAVQALAAMVPSERPVLRLVGGATPGRESYLDAVHAAAAPLGDRVLIEGPADRDTVAERLRSARLALVPSAAETFGLIALEAAGSGTPVLARRTTGLVDAVREGGSGVLLASDAPSAWAEAMLSLLRDPGELSRLGHGGVEWAATHSWPAAAARLDAVYRGLLAR, from the coding sequence ATGCCCCGTCTGGCCGTCGTCTCGGCGCACACCTCCCCGCTCGAGCAGCCCTCGACGGGCGACGCGGGTGGCATGAACGTGTACCTGGCGGCGGTCCTGCCGGAGCTGGCGACGCTCGGCTGGGAGGTCGAGGTACTCACCCGGGGCGAGGGCATACGGATGCTCGCGCCCGGCGTGCGAGTGGTCGGCGTTCCCGTGCCGGCGGGCGACAAGTACGCACTGGCCGCGGCGGCACCGGCCTTCGCGCGAGCCGCGGCAGGAGCGGACGTGGTGCACTCGCACTACTGGGTGTCCGGCCTCGCCGGGGTGCTCACCGGGCGGCCGCATGTGCACTCGATGCACTCGGGTTCGCTGGCGAAGAATGCCCGACTCGCACCGGGCGATGTGCCGGAGCCGCGGCAGCGGATCGACGCGGAGCGCTCCGTCCTCGCAGCGGCCGACGCGATCGTGGTGGCGGGAGCCTCGGAGCGGGAGGACGTCGTCGGCGGGTACGGTGCGGATCCGGCGCGGGTGGTCATGGTACCGCCGGGAGTCGACGCACGGTTCCGACCGGGCGCGGGCGAGCGCTCGGGAGTGGTCCTGGTCGGGCGCGTCCAGCCGCTCAAGGGGCAGCTGCTCGCGGTGCAGGCACTCGCGGCGATGGTGCCAAGCGAGCGGCCGGTGCTGCGGCTGGTCGGCGGGGCGACTCCGGGACGGGAGTCGTACCTCGATGCGGTCCACGCCGCCGCGGCTCCGCTGGGCGACCGCGTGCTGATCGAGGGGCCGGCGGACCGCGACACTGTGGCCGAGCGGCTCCGGAGCGCGCGGCTGGCACTCGTGCCGTCGGCGGCCGAGACCTTCGGGCTGATCGCGCTCGAGGCGGCCGGCAGTGGGACGCCGGTGCTGGCACGGCGGACGACAGGCTTGGTCGACGCGGTGCGCGAGGGCGGGAGCGGCGTGTTGCTCGCTTCCGACGCGCCCTCTGCGTGGGCCGAGGCGATGCTCTCCCTGCTGCGGGACCCCGGCGAGCTCTCGCGCCTCGGCCACGGCGGCGTGGAGTGGGCAGCCACCCACTCCTGGCCGGCCGCCGCCGCCCGCCTGGACGCCGTCTACCGGGGCCTGCTGGCGCGCTGA
- a CDS encoding transglycosylase domain-containing protein, producing the protein MTLPSASRRSVRPLGMSLRAVMEFIGMSAVAGVLITVGVTPALALTGVATSTTIGMFQNLPGYLDVGHLMQRTNVYASNGTTLLASVYDQNRVEVGWDDVAQSVKDAAVAGEDPRFYEHGGIDLQGTLRAIAVTLTGGKLQGGSSITQQYVKNVLVQKAESITDEAERTKAYDEATAPTPERKLKEMRLAIGLEKEASKDDILLGYLNIALFGGTVYGIEAAANYYYGIPASQLSISQAAALLAIVNNPAKFRFDDPGDKVNGAAKGYADTKERRDYILSEELKHGRIDQATHDAAVAEPITPNITEPSTGCTTAGDAAYFCEYVLNVLRNDTVFGASDDERYQRIRQGGFDVVTTLDLDIQQVSQAALNAYVPSVDPRFQIGATAASVEAKTGRVLSMVQNTKYSQDEQFLTANPGYSAINLNVDLSMGGGSGVQTGSTYKVFTLAQWLKAGHTINESFPSPTSGFGSYAKKCNVTSGYYQGLRFAPRNDDPSEDSSSMTALESTTNSINTGFMGMANKLDLCDIRTTAESFGVHGANGKELSSGPAAVLGTNEIAPLTMASAYAGIANDGTTCDAVVIDRITDSDGAAVATPDSNCRASVTPEVAHGMQYAMQRVMTSGTATASNPGDGIEHIGKTGTTDEAADVWTAGASRATSLAVWVGSIRGFDDHTKQNLRFTTITGESGSIKASNARHAIWKPIMTALDQKYGGDDFADPPASMLANSPRAATLAEVPDVTGQTVADASATLKAAGFIVGMTEPAASAKVPEGSVVMTTPSTGKTALRGAVIPLQVSTGKAPINTDDIMDINGDLLS; encoded by the coding sequence ATGACACTCCCCTCTGCATCCCGCCGCTCCGTCCGGCCGCTCGGGATGTCGCTGCGGGCAGTCATGGAATTCATCGGGATGAGCGCCGTGGCGGGTGTCCTCATCACCGTCGGCGTCACGCCCGCCCTCGCCCTGACAGGCGTCGCGACGAGCACCACGATCGGCATGTTCCAGAACCTGCCCGGCTACCTCGACGTGGGCCATCTGATGCAGCGCACCAACGTCTACGCGAGCAACGGCACGACCCTGCTCGCCTCCGTCTACGACCAGAACCGCGTCGAGGTCGGTTGGGACGACGTCGCGCAGTCCGTGAAGGACGCCGCCGTCGCCGGCGAGGACCCGCGGTTCTACGAGCACGGCGGCATCGACCTGCAGGGCACGCTCCGGGCCATTGCCGTCACGCTGACGGGAGGCAAACTGCAGGGCGGGTCGTCGATCACCCAGCAGTACGTCAAGAACGTGCTCGTGCAGAAGGCAGAGTCGATCACCGACGAGGCCGAGCGCACCAAGGCCTACGACGAGGCGACCGCGCCGACGCCGGAGCGCAAGCTCAAAGAGATGCGGCTCGCGATCGGGCTCGAGAAGGAGGCGTCAAAGGACGACATCCTCCTCGGCTACCTCAACATCGCCCTCTTCGGAGGGACGGTGTACGGCATCGAGGCCGCGGCGAATTACTACTACGGCATCCCCGCGAGCCAGCTCTCGATCTCGCAGGCGGCCGCGCTGCTGGCGATCGTGAACAACCCGGCGAAGTTCCGCTTCGACGACCCGGGCGACAAGGTGAACGGCGCCGCCAAGGGCTACGCCGACACCAAGGAGCGCCGCGACTACATCCTCTCGGAGGAACTCAAGCACGGCCGTATCGACCAGGCCACGCACGACGCCGCCGTCGCCGAGCCGATCACCCCGAACATCACGGAGCCCTCGACCGGCTGCACCACCGCCGGCGATGCGGCCTACTTCTGCGAGTACGTGCTGAACGTCCTCCGGAACGACACCGTCTTCGGAGCGAGCGACGACGAGCGCTACCAGCGCATCCGCCAGGGCGGCTTCGACGTCGTAACGACCCTCGACCTTGACATCCAGCAGGTCTCGCAGGCGGCGCTCAACGCTTACGTCCCCTCGGTGGACCCGCGCTTCCAGATCGGCGCGACCGCTGCCTCCGTCGAGGCCAAGACGGGTCGGGTGCTCTCCATGGTGCAAAACACGAAGTACAGCCAGGACGAGCAGTTCCTCACCGCCAACCCCGGGTACAGCGCCATCAACCTTAACGTCGACCTCAGCATGGGCGGCGGCTCCGGCGTGCAGACCGGATCGACCTACAAGGTGTTCACGCTGGCGCAGTGGCTGAAGGCGGGGCACACCATCAACGAGTCGTTCCCGTCGCCGACGTCGGGGTTCGGCTCCTACGCCAAGAAGTGCAATGTCACGAGCGGCTACTACCAGGGCCTGCGGTTCGCACCGAGGAACGACGACCCCTCCGAGGACTCCTCCTCGATGACGGCGCTGGAGTCGACGACGAACTCGATCAACACCGGCTTCATGGGCATGGCCAACAAGCTCGATCTTTGCGACATCCGCACGACCGCCGAATCGTTCGGAGTGCACGGCGCGAACGGCAAGGAACTCAGTAGCGGCCCGGCCGCCGTCCTGGGCACCAACGAGATCGCCCCGCTCACGATGGCGAGCGCGTACGCGGGCATCGCCAACGACGGCACGACCTGTGATGCCGTCGTCATCGACCGGATCACCGACTCCGACGGAGCCGCTGTAGCCACCCCCGACTCGAACTGCCGAGCATCGGTGACACCCGAGGTCGCTCACGGGATGCAGTACGCGATGCAGCGAGTGATGACCTCGGGTACCGCCACCGCCTCGAACCCCGGCGACGGCATCGAGCACATCGGCAAGACGGGCACGACGGACGAGGCGGCCGACGTCTGGACCGCCGGCGCGAGCAGGGCGACCTCGCTCGCTGTGTGGGTGGGCAGCATCAGGGGCTTCGACGACCACACCAAGCAGAACCTACGCTTTACGACCATCACCGGCGAGTCGGGATCGATCAAGGCCTCGAACGCCCGCCACGCCATTTGGAAGCCGATCATGACGGCGCTCGATCAGAAGTACGGCGGCGACGACTTCGCCGACCCGCCGGCCTCGATGCTCGCCAACTCGCCGCGCGCCGCGACCCTCGCCGAGGTGCCGGACGTGACCGGCCAGACGGTCGCCGATGCGTCAGCAACCCTCAAGGCTGCGGGTTTCATCGTGGGCATGACGGAGCCGGCCGCGTCCGCCAAGGTCCCGGAGGGTTCCGTGGTGATGACCACGCCGAGCACCGGCAAAACGGCTCTGCGGGGCGCGGTGATCCCGTTGCAGGTGAGCACGGGGAAGGCGCCGATCAACACGGACGACATCATGGACATCAACGGCGACCTGCTTTCCTAG
- a CDS encoding phosphatase, whose amino-acid sequence MPLPDSELEAYLDSSLLAGDVLTGRASNLGNLRRLAAREPAHLYGVDVAERWTLESLLALMGERVGISTDPSFESGQDRIDARLSVRALARYRARFAAAVREGSLLLFATAHPATLMDVYRRFAAAATEQGARVIDVNALPFAAPDGIRVPLADEHQSLWCTGGVTCVYRGGGLQHTHSPEPMDALLDRLDELGVRPDLVIADHGFAGAAGRRGLPVIAIADCNDPAVFVAEAQGSIEVVVPIDDGLAVHLYEPVIDYVLGVPSEPART is encoded by the coding sequence ATGCCGCTACCCGACTCCGAGCTCGAGGCGTACCTCGACTCCTCCCTTCTCGCCGGAGACGTCCTCACCGGCCGTGCGTCCAACCTCGGCAACCTCCGCCGGCTCGCCGCTCGCGAGCCCGCTCACCTCTACGGGGTCGACGTCGCCGAGCGCTGGACGCTCGAAAGCCTGCTCGCCCTGATGGGGGAGCGCGTCGGGATCAGCACCGATCCCTCCTTCGAGAGCGGGCAGGACCGGATCGACGCCCGCCTGAGCGTCCGCGCCCTCGCCCGCTACCGCGCCCGGTTCGCCGCCGCCGTCCGCGAGGGCTCGCTGCTCCTGTTCGCCACCGCGCATCCCGCGACGCTGATGGACGTCTACCGCCGCTTCGCCGCCGCCGCGACGGAGCAGGGAGCCCGCGTGATTGACGTCAACGCGCTGCCCTTCGCCGCGCCCGACGGCATCCGCGTGCCACTCGCAGACGAGCACCAGTCCCTCTGGTGCACCGGCGGCGTCACCTGCGTCTACCGCGGGGGAGGGCTCCAGCACACCCACTCGCCCGAGCCGATGGATGCTTTGCTGGACCGCCTCGACGAGCTCGGCGTCCGCCCCGACCTGGTGATCGCCGACCACGGCTTCGCGGGAGCGGCCGGCCGGCGCGGTCTGCCGGTCATCGCGATCGCCGACTGCAACGACCCGGCGGTGTTCGTCGCGGAGGCGCAGGGCTCGATCGAGGTGGTCGTGCCGATCGACGACGGGCTGGCCGTGCACCTCTACGAGCCGGTGATCGACTACGTCCTCGGCGTCCCCTCGGAGCCCGCGCGCACCTGA
- a CDS encoding DEAD/DEAH box helicase has product MARQSPPGEVLPSAAPGSVTAGHEPFWEQDIRALVGSAAFGKGAAYADEGRVRELQWFGGRTRLFGQVRGSGRLPYAVSVQLRDEGDHWSLLGGACSCPVKRECKHVAAVLIEALRREREGGVAGPFPGEAAVDAVPEWRSALAPLLAGAERSRTGIPLGLQFELLPGEPVRRPPGRYNSYRPPPEPRPRLGVRPVRMGDRDRWVRTGASWRDLGYLHYSHDYDERQIDVIREMQGLLSGHSASSYYSPDTWLYLDQCRSEAIWAALHGAVRAGIGLVMGDRDQTPLKILDTTATASIDVTRTPAGLELRSLVAIGDHPAPEEFGFIGDPAVGLYTWEGGEELRARPVTLIPFAAPLLSSARTFLWSREAIRIPVAEESAFLTEHYQRLHRLFDIVSRDGSFEAPAVPEPRLGLTLEHTEGAGLRGSWWWRYAVEGARGVDAERLPLRVGEDAGYRDLDAEQRILDSLVGAGLDPESTPALVSPSSRRLRPTFDLRGMQTVGFLTGEVERLRELGTVEIEEVGERVDYREAQTAPVVAVQTVAQPDSRDWFNLEISVTVNDEAVPLAEIFLALARGDEYMVLPSGVYFALDDERFGRLRELIAEARELSDDPGETLRISRFQSSLWDELVELGVVEAQAAAWRRAVEGLSGFTATGALESRVLPEGFAVELRPYQQLGYDWLSFLYDNQLGGVLADDMGLGKTVQSLALVSRVMQEQRAAAQEAGTSPRPFLVVAPTSVVPNWVGEAKRFAPDLRVVGIDETSKKKRRALSSVIGEAELVITSYALFRLDYESYSGIQWSGLLLDEAQFVKNRQSATHQLARRLDVPFKLAITGTPMENNVMELWSLLSIVAPGLFPSPAGFVEFYQKPIEREADSEKLSQLRRRIRPLMLRRTKELVATELPPKQEQTLEVELGPKQRKVYDTYLARERQRVLGLIGDFEKNRFAIFRALTVLRQVALDAALVDEAHESVPSTKLDLLDDLLGDALGEGHRVLVFSQFTRFLGRVRGRLDAAGIEYAYLDGATKKRDEVIERFRSGEAGVFLISLKAGGFGLNLTEADYCILLDPWWNPATESQAVDRAHRIGQTRSVMVYRLVAKDTIEEKVMALKEAKAALFAAVMSDDGAAATGGITAEDVRELLG; this is encoded by the coding sequence ATGGCCCGCCAGAGTCCCCCCGGTGAGGTGCTGCCGTCGGCCGCACCCGGGTCGGTGACCGCCGGCCACGAGCCGTTCTGGGAGCAGGACATCCGCGCGCTCGTCGGTTCTGCCGCGTTCGGGAAGGGCGCCGCCTATGCCGACGAGGGACGCGTCCGCGAGCTGCAGTGGTTCGGTGGCCGGACCCGCCTCTTCGGCCAGGTCCGCGGATCCGGTCGGCTGCCCTACGCGGTGAGCGTGCAGTTGCGCGACGAGGGCGACCACTGGAGCCTGCTCGGCGGCGCCTGTAGCTGCCCGGTCAAGCGCGAGTGCAAGCACGTCGCGGCCGTCCTGATCGAGGCCCTGCGCCGCGAGCGCGAGGGCGGAGTGGCGGGCCCGTTCCCGGGTGAGGCCGCCGTCGACGCGGTGCCGGAGTGGCGCAGCGCACTCGCTCCTCTGCTCGCCGGCGCCGAGCGCTCGCGCACCGGCATCCCGCTGGGCCTGCAATTCGAGCTGCTGCCCGGCGAGCCCGTGCGCCGTCCGCCCGGCCGTTACAACTCCTACCGCCCGCCGCCCGAGCCGCGTCCGCGCCTGGGCGTGCGACCGGTGCGGATGGGCGACCGCGACCGCTGGGTGCGCACCGGCGCGAGCTGGCGCGACCTCGGCTACCTGCACTACAGCCACGACTACGACGAGCGCCAGATCGACGTCATCCGCGAGATGCAGGGCCTGCTCTCGGGGCACAGCGCCTCCAGCTACTACTCGCCCGACACCTGGCTCTACCTCGACCAGTGCCGGAGCGAGGCGATCTGGGCGGCCCTGCACGGCGCCGTCCGCGCGGGCATCGGCCTGGTGATGGGCGATCGCGACCAGACGCCGCTGAAGATCCTCGATACCACGGCCACCGCCTCCATCGACGTCACGCGCACCCCCGCGGGCCTCGAGCTGCGCTCGCTCGTCGCGATCGGCGACCACCCGGCCCCCGAGGAGTTCGGTTTCATCGGCGACCCGGCCGTCGGCCTCTACACCTGGGAGGGGGGCGAGGAGCTGCGTGCCCGCCCGGTCACCCTCATCCCGTTCGCCGCGCCGCTGCTGTCCTCGGCGCGCACCTTCCTGTGGAGCCGCGAGGCGATCCGCATCCCGGTCGCCGAGGAGTCGGCCTTCCTCACCGAGCACTATCAGCGGCTGCACCGGCTGTTCGACATCGTCTCCCGGGACGGCTCCTTCGAGGCGCCCGCCGTGCCCGAGCCGCGGCTGGGGCTCACCCTCGAGCACACCGAGGGTGCGGGCCTGCGCGGCTCGTGGTGGTGGCGTTACGCGGTGGAGGGGGCGCGCGGCGTCGACGCCGAGCGGCTGCCGCTGCGGGTCGGCGAGGACGCCGGCTACCGCGACCTCGACGCCGAGCAGCGCATCCTCGACTCCCTCGTCGGCGCGGGCCTGGACCCGGAGTCGACCCCCGCCCTGGTCTCCCCGTCGAGCCGGCGCCTGCGCCCCACCTTCGACCTGCGCGGCATGCAGACCGTCGGCTTCCTCACCGGTGAGGTCGAGCGTCTCCGCGAACTCGGCACGGTCGAGATCGAGGAGGTCGGCGAGCGCGTCGACTACCGCGAGGCGCAGACCGCGCCCGTGGTCGCCGTGCAGACCGTCGCCCAGCCCGACAGCCGCGACTGGTTCAACCTTGAGATCTCGGTCACCGTCAACGACGAGGCGGTTCCGCTCGCCGAGATCTTCCTCGCGCTCGCCCGCGGCGACGAGTACATGGTCTTGCCCAGTGGCGTCTACTTCGCCCTCGACGACGAACGCTTCGGCCGCCTCCGCGAGCTGATCGCCGAGGCCCGAGAGCTTTCGGACGACCCCGGCGAGACTCTGCGGATCAGCCGCTTCCAGTCCTCGCTCTGGGACGAGCTGGTCGAGCTGGGCGTCGTGGAGGCGCAGGCCGCCGCGTGGCGCCGTGCCGTCGAGGGCCTCTCCGGCTTCACCGCGACGGGTGCCCTCGAGTCCCGCGTTCTTCCCGAGGGCTTCGCCGTCGAGTTGCGGCCCTACCAGCAGCTCGGCTACGACTGGCTCTCGTTCCTGTACGACAACCAGCTCGGCGGCGTGCTCGCGGACGACATGGGCCTGGGCAAGACCGTGCAGTCCCTCGCCCTGGTCAGCCGGGTGATGCAGGAGCAGCGCGCCGCGGCCCAGGAGGCGGGCACCTCGCCGCGCCCGTTCCTCGTCGTCGCGCCCACCAGCGTCGTGCCCAACTGGGTCGGCGAGGCCAAGCGTTTCGCTCCGGACCTGCGCGTGGTCGGCATCGACGAGACGTCGAAGAAGAAGCGGAGGGCGCTCTCGAGCGTCATCGGCGAGGCGGAGCTGGTGATCACCTCCTACGCGCTGTTCCGGCTCGACTACGAGTCGTACTCGGGCATTCAGTGGTCGGGGCTCCTGCTCGACGAGGCGCAGTTCGTCAAGAATCGCCAGTCGGCCACGCATCAGCTCGCGCGCCGCCTCGACGTACCGTTCAAGCTCGCCATCACCGGCACGCCGATGGAGAACAACGTGATGGAGCTGTGGTCGCTCCTGTCGATCGTCGCTCCGGGCCTGTTCCCCTCGCCCGCCGGTTTCGTCGAGTTCTATCAGAAGCCGATCGAGCGCGAAGCCGACAGCGAGAAGCTCTCGCAACTGCGGCGTCGCATTCGCCCGCTGATGCTGCGGCGCACGAAGGAGCTCGTCGCCACGGAGCTGCCGCCCAAGCAGGAGCAGACCCTCGAGGTCGAGCTCGGCCCGAAGCAACGGAAGGTCTATGACACCTATCTGGCGCGGGAGCGGCAGCGGGTTCTCGGCCTGATCGGCGACTTCGAGAAGAACCGCTTCGCGATCTTCCGCGCGCTGACGGTGCTGCGCCAGGTCGCCCTCGATGCGGCGCTGGTCGACGAGGCGCACGAGAGCGTCCCCTCCACCAAGCTCGACCTGCTCGACGACCTGCTGGGCGACGCGCTCGGTGAAGGCCATCGCGTGCTGGTCTTTAGCCAGTTCACGCGGTTCCTTGGCCGGGTCCGCGGCCGACTCGACGCGGCCGGCATCGAATACGCCTACCTCGACGGAGCGACGAAGAAGCGCGACGAGGTCATCGAGCGGTTCCGCTCCGGCGAGGCGGGAGTGTTCTTGATCTCACTCAAGGCGGGTGGATTCGGGCTCAACCTCACCGAGGCCGACTACTGCATTCTGCTCGACCCCTGGTGGAACCCGGCCACGGAGTCGCAGGCCGTGGACCGCGCGCACCGCATCGGTCAGACCCGCTCGGTGATGGTCTATCGGCTTGTGGCGAAGGACACGATCGAGGAGAAGGTGATGGCCCTCAAGGAGGCGAAGGCCGCGCTCTTCGCGGCAGTCATGTCCGACGACGGCGCCGCTGCCACGGGCGGGATCACCGCCGAGGACGTGCGCGAGCTGCTGGGCTGA
- a CDS encoding penicillin-binding protein produces MIVSVLTGLLASLVVAPAAALTGVATSSTISAFQSLPSYLEVGRLMQKSDIYAGDPDDPTLLASFYDQNRIEVPADRIADTVKDALVASEDPRFYDHGGIDLQGTLRAIASTYLLDSDTQGGSSITQQYVKNVLVQKAESIPDEAARNRAYAEATATTAERKLKEMRLAIGLEKVSSKDDIVLGYLTIALFGGTVYGIEAAAEYYYGIPAADLSLDQSASLLAIVNNPEKFRFDRPNDAANGDANGYAQTRGRRDYILDRMLEAGKIDQATRDAAAAEAITPTITPPSTGCQTAGSAAYFCDYVTHVLRDDPALGATDDERYAAIKQGGIKVYTTIDLDLQKTAQKLMDEQVPSSDPRFDVGATAVAVQNGTGHILTMVQNKRYSQDPDVIASGPEYSAINLNVDTSAGGGNGFQTGSTYKVFTLAEWLDRGHTLLEQFDSKQKNWTGFADSCEGTWNYDSYNPKNAGDGGYSDTQTALYSTVYSLNTGFTGMSHLLDQCEIRKQAEAFDVHRADGTALVQSPGAVLGTNEVAPLTMATAYSGIAEDGTTCTPVAITEIVGADGREIEPVTSTCTRAVSLKVASAMQYTMLTVTAEGTGVEDDPKNGIQHITKTGTTDNSADTWSIGASTATSLAVWVGSISAREDGTRVNLDTIDFDNGWAPGARHRIWKPLMTALDARYGGSDFPQPDQSLIAAPQVSVPDLSGRSGDSATQALLAAGLTPGATSQVDSTQPMNSVAGTSPAAGARVDEGSVVGVHLSTGTAPPAPTG; encoded by the coding sequence GTGATCGTCAGCGTGCTGACGGGTCTGCTCGCCTCGCTCGTCGTCGCCCCCGCGGCGGCGCTCACGGGTGTGGCCACCTCGAGCACGATCTCGGCGTTCCAGTCGCTCCCGAGCTACCTCGAGGTCGGGCGCCTGATGCAGAAGAGCGACATCTACGCGGGCGACCCCGATGATCCGACGCTCCTCGCCTCCTTCTACGACCAGAACCGGATCGAGGTGCCGGCCGACCGGATCGCCGACACCGTGAAGGACGCGCTCGTCGCGAGCGAGGACCCGCGCTTCTACGACCACGGCGGGATCGACCTGCAGGGCACCCTCCGCGCGATCGCGAGCACCTACCTCCTCGACAGCGACACCCAGGGCGGCTCGTCCATCACGCAGCAGTACGTCAAGAACGTGCTCGTGCAGAAAGCGGAGTCGATCCCCGACGAAGCCGCACGCAACCGGGCGTATGCGGAGGCGACGGCGACGACCGCCGAGCGCAAGCTCAAGGAGATGCGGCTCGCGATCGGGCTCGAGAAGGTGTCGTCGAAGGACGACATCGTGCTCGGCTACCTCACCATCGCCCTCTTCGGCGGCACCGTCTACGGCATCGAGGCCGCCGCCGAGTACTACTACGGCATCCCGGCCGCCGACCTCTCCCTCGACCAGTCCGCGTCACTCCTAGCCATCGTCAACAACCCCGAGAAGTTCCGTTTCGACCGACCCAACGATGCTGCTAACGGCGACGCCAACGGTTACGCGCAGACGCGGGGTCGGCGCGACTACATCCTCGATCGGATGCTGGAGGCCGGGAAGATCGACCAGGCCACGCGCGACGCCGCGGCCGCTGAGGCGATCACTCCCACGATCACCCCGCCCTCGACCGGCTGCCAGACAGCCGGAAGCGCAGCCTACTTCTGCGACTACGTCACCCACGTCCTCCGCGACGACCCGGCGCTCGGCGCCACCGACGACGAGCGCTACGCGGCGATCAAGCAGGGCGGGATCAAGGTCTACACGACCATCGACCTCGACCTGCAGAAGACGGCGCAGAAGCTGATGGACGAGCAGGTCCCCTCCTCCGATCCGCGCTTCGACGTCGGAGCGACCGCGGTCGCGGTCCAGAACGGCACCGGCCACATCCTCACGATGGTGCAGAACAAGCGCTACAGCCAGGACCCGGACGTGATCGCGAGCGGGCCGGAGTACTCGGCGATCAACCTCAACGTCGATACGTCGGCGGGCGGCGGCAACGGGTTCCAGACCGGCTCAACCTACAAGGTGTTCACCCTCGCGGAGTGGCTCGACCGCGGGCACACACTGCTCGAGCAGTTCGACTCGAAGCAGAAGAACTGGACCGGGTTCGCCGACAGCTGCGAGGGCACCTGGAACTACGACTCCTACAACCCCAAGAATGCCGGCGACGGTGGCTACTCGGACACGCAGACGGCGCTCTATTCGACCGTCTATTCGCTCAATACGGGCTTCACCGGGATGTCGCACCTGCTCGACCAGTGCGAGATCCGCAAGCAGGCGGAGGCCTTCGACGTGCATCGGGCCGATGGGACCGCGCTCGTGCAATCGCCGGGCGCTGTGCTCGGCACCAACGAGGTCGCGCCACTGACGATGGCGACCGCCTACTCCGGGATCGCCGAGGACGGCACGACCTGCACCCCGGTCGCGATCACTGAGATCGTCGGAGCAGACGGCCGGGAGATCGAGCCGGTCACGTCGACCTGCACTCGCGCGGTGTCGCTCAAGGTCGCGTCGGCGATGCAGTACACCATGCTCACGGTGACCGCCGAGGGCACCGGCGTCGAGGACGACCCGAAGAACGGCATTCAGCACATCACGAAGACGGGCACCACCGACAATTCGGCAGACACCTGGTCGATCGGAGCCTCGACCGCGACCTCGCTCGCGGTCTGGGTCGGCAGCATCTCGGCGCGGGAGGATGGGACGAGGGTGAACCTCGACACGATCGACTTCGATAACGGCTGGGCGCCAGGGGCGCGGCACCGCATCTGGAAGCCGCTGATGACGGCGCTCGATGCGCGCTACGGCGGTTCCGACTTTCCGCAGCCGGATCAGTCGCTGATCGCGGCGCCGCAGGTGAGCGTGCCGGATCTGTCCGGCCGCAGCGGCGACTCCGCGACGCAGGCGCTCCTCGCGGCGGGGCTCACTCCTGGAGCGACGTCGCAGGTGGATTCGACGCAGCCGATGAACTCGGTGGCCGGCACCAGTCCGGCGGCGGGCGCCCGCGTGGACGAGGGCTCGGTGGTCGGTGTGCACCTGAGCACGGGAACGGCGCCGCCCGCTCCAACCGGCTGA